A genomic window from Fusarium oxysporum Fo47 chromosome VIII, complete sequence includes:
- a CDS encoding heme-containing dehydratase protein: MSCPARIYPLRKPEGHKLPIPRWHLALPDDVTHVCTAYIGVQSHSDTQDADIARNKATEIIQAWVSSDTGSEAYETFAVIDGCDVQESTIWVCYWSDKTKYEKGLNDLSLNSIYAQLPETGCASVGIWREAFITEFPRLETNYSGLDYLPGLAKLPGASFPEHTLSAYWGAARDRIPSSAYDLFPPSNPTPPVTIPPGVGQYLIGTNAENLAHIRSGQFWENCGQQEADSYDKKLEPTLHSGLQYLWDNSPDTGALGLRYLRNQDPSVEETRSRKESCGAGFFTNLEALETWAKSHKSHLAIYRGALAHYKTFGDARKFRTWHEVSVMRAGDARFEYLNCVPETGVIRGVTLKAENLQ; this comes from the coding sequence ATGTCGTGTCCAGCGCGTATCTATCCCCTCCGCAAACCCGAAGGCCACAAGCTTCCGATCCCACGATGGCACCTCGCCCTCCCAGATGATGTCACCCATGTTTGCACCGCGTATATCGGAGTTCAGAGCCATTCTGATACTCAAGATGCTGATATCGCTCGAAATAAAGCTACTGAAATAATTCAGGCATGGGTGAGCAGCGATACTGGGTCGGAGGCATATGAGACGTTCGCGGTAATTGATGGATGTGATGTCCAAGAATCGACAATATGGGTGTGTTATTGGTCAGACAAGACGAAATACGAGAAAGGCCTCAATGACCTCTCACTGAATTCCATCTACGCCCAACTACCAGAAACAGGCTGTGCCTCAGTGGGCATCTGGCGAGAGGCCTTCATCACAGAGTTTCCCCGCCTCGAAACAAATTACTCGGGCCTCGATTATCTCCCTGGTCTCGCAAAACTTCCTGGCGCAAGTTTTCCAGAACATACACTCTCAGCATATTGGGGCGCAGCGAGAGACAGAATCCCCTCGTCTGCCTACGATCTCTTCCCTCCATCAAATCCAACTCCGCCAGTCACAATTCCTCCGGGTGTTGGTCAATATCTCATCGGAACAAATGCTGAGAATCTAGCTCATATTCGCTCAGGACAGTTTTGGGAGAACTGCGGTCAACAGGAAGCTGACTCGTACGATAAAAAGCTTGAACCCACTCTTCACTCTGGCCTGCAATATCTTTGGGATAATTCACCTGATACGGGTGCTTTAGGACTACGATATCTCAGAAATCAGGATCCTTCAGTTGAGGAAACTCGATCTCGAAAAGAGTCATGCGGCGCTGGCTTCTTCACCAATCTCGAAGCCCTTGAAACATGGGCGAAAAGTCACAAGTCTCATCTCGCTATATACCGTGGTGCACTAGCTCACTACAAGACCTTTGGCGACGCAAGAAAATTCCGAACATGGCATGAAGTTTCTGTCATGAGAGCTGGAGATGCACGATTCGAGTATCTGAATTGTGTGCCTGAGACGGGGGTGATTCGAGGCGTTACCCTCAAGGCAGAGAACCTCCAGTAA
- a CDS encoding Mss4-like protein, with amino-acid sequence MASSSHRNIISKNKTPIAVAAALVSAAAVITSIYRSVTTSKMSHNLHPSLKNGITKGSPNFSGGKLRCKCSSNPVEVTLSGQVAHNHACGCSKCWKPEGALFSIVAVIPRDQVQVTANGDKLTIVDKSAAIQRNACRDCGVHLFGRIENDHPFKGLDFVHVELSDDKGWQEPQFAAFVSSIIEQGFPADKANEVRQQFKDLGLESYDALSPPLMDAIASWTAAKSKI; translated from the coding sequence ATGGCTTCATCCTCCCATCGaaacatcatctccaagaacAAAACTCCCATCGCCGTCGCCGCCGCCTTAGTATCAGCTGCCGCAGTAATCACTTCCATCTACCGCTCAGTAACCACCTCCAAGATGTCTCACAATCTCCACCCCAGCCTCAAGAACGGCATCACCAAGGGCTCGCCCAACTTCTCCGGTGGCAAGCTCCGCTGCAAGTGCTCCTCCAACCCTGTCGAGGTCACCCTTAGCGGCCAGGTCGCTCACAACCACGCCTGCGGATGCTCCAAGTGCTGGAAGCCCGAGGGtgctctcttctccatcgtcGCTGTCATTCCCCGTGACCAGGTCCAGGTCACTGCCAACGGTGACAAGCTCACTATTGTCGACAAGAGCGCTGCTATCCAGCGAAACGCCTGCCGTGACTGCGGTGTCCACCTGTTCGGACGCATTGAGAACGATCACCCCTTCAAGGGTCTCGACTTTGTCCACGTCGAGCTCTCTGATGACAAGGGCTGGCAAGAGCCTCAATTCGCCGCCTTTGTCTCTTCCATCATTGAGCAGGGCTTCCCTGCTGACAAGGCCAACGAGGTTCGACAGCAGTTCAAGGATCTTGGCCTCGAGTCCTACGATGCTCTGTCTCCCCCTCTGATGGACGCCATCGCCTCTTGGACCGCCGCCAAGTCCAAGATCTGA